The Thermodesulfovibrio sp. 3462-1 genome contains the following window.
AGCTTAAAGTAGGTGATATTGTTAATCTTCAAAAAAGAATAGACGAGGACATGGATCTGCTTGTTGAGGGTGTACCGAAGTTTAAAGGAAAGCTCGGCACATTTAAAGGAAACTATGCAATAAAAATATCAGGGGAGGCATAAAATGGAGGAAAAAGAAGTTAAAGAAACTACAGACGAAAATTTTGAAGAAGAGCTTGATATGGCAAAAGCTCTTGAAATGGAAAAGGCAATGAAGCAGCAGCAAGTGCAAACTCCTCAGATAGACGAATTTACTCTAACTCAAGAAAAACCCAAGATAAGAGACATAGAATTCATTCTTGATATTCCACTTGAATTAACTGTTGTTATTGGTTCTACAAAAATTCTTGTTCAGGAGCTTCTTCAGTTAACCCAGGGTTCTGTGGTAGCACTTGATAAACTTGCTGGAGAACCAATGGAGGTCTATGTTAATGGAAAGCTCATTGGAAGAGGTGAGGTAGTTGTGGTTAATGAAAAGTTTGGAATCAGGATTACTGATATTATAAGCCCGCAGGAAAGAGTAAAACAACTTGGATGAGGTGAGAAGTGGAGTATTTCAAGCTCATAGCATCTTTAATTTTTATTATTGCAGCCCTTTTCATTGTTCTCAGATTAATGAAAAATAAGATAAACCCGGGTAAAGGATTTATTCAGATTGTTTATTATCAACCAATAGGTTACAAAAAAGGCATAGGTGTTGTAAAAGCCTTTGATGAATATCTTTTAGTAGGAATTTCAGAAAATGGAATCAATCTATTAAGTAAACTTGATCCTTCAAAGATTAAAGTAATTTTTGAGGCAGAACAAACAGAAGAAAAAACTGTCTGGAAAAAAATTTTTAAAGGTGGCTTATTCTGTCTTGGTTTTATCTTAACGCCAGCTTTTTCATTTGCAGCACCTCAAGCTCAAGGTGGACTTTTTGGATTTTCATCTGCTGTTGATATTCTTGTATTTATCACTTTACTTAGCTTTCTACCTGCAATTTTGATTATGATGACTTCTTTTACAAGAATTGTTATAGTTCTATCACTTTTAAGACAGGCTCTTGGAACACCTGCTGTTCCACCAAATCAGGTAATCATAGGTCTTGCATTATTTCTCACACTTTTTATAATGTCTCCAACTATTGATAGGGTTTACAATGAAGCCTATGTCCCTCTTTCAAAAAAAGAAATAACAATGCAAGAGGCAATCAACAGAGCCTCAGTTCCATTTAAAGAATTTATGTTAAAGCAGACAAGGCAGAAGGACCTTGCATTATTTCTTAAACTTTCAAAAACTGAGGTAAAACCTGCAACTCCGATGGATTTACCAATGAAGATTGTTGTGCCTGCCTTTGCTCTTGGTGAACTTAAAAGAGCCTTTGAAATAGGATTTTTAATTTTTTTACCTTTTTTGGTTATTGATATTGTTGTGGCAAGTATATTGCTTTCAATGGGTATGTTTATGGTACCACCAGTTATGATATCAATGCCTTTTAAATTACTACTTTTTGTTCTGGTTGATGGATGGCAGTTAATAATTGGCTCTCTTGCAGGAGGTTTTAAATGACAGTAGAGTTTTTAAACTATATATCAAAACAAACCTTTGAGACAATACTTTTAGTTGGTGGTCCTGTTCTTTTGGTAAGCCTTATTGTTGGTCTTGTTATTGGTTTATTTCAGGCAATTACACAGTTACAGGAGATGACAATTAGCTTTGTTCCAAAAGTTATTGCTGTTTTCCTAACTCTTCTTCTTACAATTCCATGGATGGTCAATATAATGACAAAATTCACACGGGGAATTTTTGAGAATCTTTCCTTATATGTAAAATGAACTACCTGGAGTTACTTACAACTGAGATTTATAAATTTATTCCTGTTTTTATCAGAGTTTCTGTAATTGTGTTTTTTCTTCCATATATTGGAAGTAGAACAGTTCCTTTAATTTTTAGATTCTTTTTTGCCTTTTCAGTAGCTGTTGCAATTATGCCATTTGTCCCTGAGAAGGAAGAAAATTTTTTAATTTCTCTATTTAATGCTGTGGTTTTTGGATTAGCCATTGGTTTAATGGTAAGAGTTATAATAGCAGCAGTTGAGACAGCCTCTCAATGGATGAGCATGCAGATAGGTTTTGCAGTTGCCAATGTTTTTAATCCTCAGTTTGGTGAACTTATGGGACCGCTTACTGTTTTTTATGAGATGTTTATGATAGTCCTATTTTTTTCTCTTGATCTGCATCTAAGTCTTGTAGAAGTTATGGTTAAGACATTTGAGGCACCAGCAAAATTTTCATTTGCAGGAAATGTAATTGAGTTTTCCTATCTTCTTTTTCCTCTGGCATTAAAACTTTCAGCGCCTGTGCTACTTGTTCAAGTTTTGATGAATCTTGGACTTGGATTTCTATCAAGAATCATGCCTCAGGCAAATGTTTTTTTTGTAGGATTTCCTCTATTGCTTATAACAGGAATTGCAATTGTGTGGTTAAGTATTCCTATTTTTACAATGGTTATTTCAAAGGCATTTTTAAATCTTAAAGACGCTTTAATGGGTTTGCTGAGGTAATATATGCCAGAAGAACTTCAAGAACGAACAGAGCAAGCTACTCCGCGAAGACGGGAAAAAGCAAGACAAAAAGGTGAAGTTCCAAGAAGCAGGGAACTTACAAGCATAGTTGGTCCGTGTATGATTCTTCTTTATTTTGTTTTTTCAGGGACATTTTTAGTTTCAATAATAAACCACATGAAAGAGTCATTTATAAGGGTGAAAAATCCAGAATTTGTGAGCATTCTTGTAATCATAAAAGAGGAGACAAAATGGTTTCTCCTGCAGTTTGCGCCAATTGGAGGAATTCTTTTGTTTGCTGTTTTAGTTGTTCACTTTGTTCAAACAGGTTTTCTTTTTACAGGAGCTCCTCTGGTTCCAGATTTGTCAAGAATAAGTCCACTTAAAGGCATAAAAAGGATGTTTTCTCTCAATGCTTTATTTGAAACACTAAAGGGAATTTTCAAATTGGTTGCTTTGGGATTGGTAATATATTTTGTTTTAAAAAAAGATGTCAATATTTTGCCGCTTTTGGTTGATATGGATGTAAAAGCTATTGCCGGGATTTCATTTCAAAAGATTTACCAGCTCATGCTTGCATGCCTTATAATGCTTACTGTTTTTGCAGGTATAGATTTTGCATATCAGAGGTGGCAGTATGAAAGAAATTTAAGAATGACAAAACAGGAAATAAAAGAAGAATTTAAAGAGACAGAGGGTTCACCAATGGTTAGAGCAAGAATAAGAAGTCTTCAAAGAGAAATGGCTCGAAAAAGAATGATGCAGGAAGTGCCAAAGGCAGATGTTGTTATAACAAACCCTCTTCATATTGCTGTATGTATAAAGTATGATTCAAAGAATATGAACGCTCCTCAGG
Protein-coding sequences here:
- the fliN gene encoding flagellar motor switch protein FliN; translation: MEEKEVKETTDENFEEELDMAKALEMEKAMKQQQVQTPQIDEFTLTQEKPKIRDIEFILDIPLELTVVIGSTKILVQELLQLTQGSVVALDKLAGEPMEVYVNGKLIGRGEVVVVNEKFGIRITDIISPQERVKQLG
- the fliQ gene encoding flagellar biosynthesis protein FliQ — protein: MTVEFLNYISKQTFETILLVGGPVLLVSLIVGLVIGLFQAITQLQEMTISFVPKVIAVFLTLLLTIPWMVNIMTKFTRGIFENLSLYVK
- the fliP gene encoding flagellar type III secretion system pore protein FliP (The bacterial flagellar biogenesis protein FliP forms a type III secretion system (T3SS)-type pore required for flagellar assembly.) — encoded protein: MFKGGLFCLGFILTPAFSFAAPQAQGGLFGFSSAVDILVFITLLSFLPAILIMMTSFTRIVIVLSLLRQALGTPAVPPNQVIIGLALFLTLFIMSPTIDRVYNEAYVPLSKKEITMQEAINRASVPFKEFMLKQTRQKDLALFLKLSKTEVKPATPMDLPMKIVVPAFALGELKRAFEIGFLIFLPFLVIDIVVASILLSMGMFMVPPVMISMPFKLLLFVLVDGWQLIIGSLAGGFK
- the flhB gene encoding flagellar biosynthesis protein FlhB, which codes for MPEELQERTEQATPRRREKARQKGEVPRSRELTSIVGPCMILLYFVFSGTFLVSIINHMKESFIRVKNPEFVSILVIIKEETKWFLLQFAPIGGILLFAVLVVHFVQTGFLFTGAPLVPDLSRISPLKGIKRMFSLNALFETLKGIFKLVALGLVIYFVLKKDVNILPLLVDMDVKAIAGISFQKIYQLMLACLIMLTVFAGIDFAYQRWQYERNLRMTKQEIKEEFKETEGSPMVRARIRSLQREMARKRMMQEVPKADVVITNPLHIAVCIKYDSKNMNAPQVVAKGANILAEKIKEIARAAGVPIYENKPLARALYKIPVGGEIPEALYKAVATILATVYRLKGRQIA
- a CDS encoding flagellar biosynthetic protein FliR, which encodes MNYLELLTTEIYKFIPVFIRVSVIVFFLPYIGSRTVPLIFRFFFAFSVAVAIMPFVPEKEENFLISLFNAVVFGLAIGLMVRVIIAAVETASQWMSMQIGFAVANVFNPQFGELMGPLTVFYEMFMIVLFFSLDLHLSLVEVMVKTFEAPAKFSFAGNVIEFSYLLFPLALKLSAPVLLVQVLMNLGLGFLSRIMPQANVFFVGFPLLLITGIAIVWLSIPIFTMVISKAFLNLKDALMGLLR